From the genome of Elusimicrobium sp., one region includes:
- a CDS encoding DEAD/DEAH box helicase has product MPNAKPLCPTYYYGLPNSAARAFFVCKQFLTQSKPVLFITHDDTDDFEHAAREFTPASASVFTLPETDTGRTAALWQILHEKNSSFLLCARYDWLFAGLPAKEEILSRTFIIKPGDTLPRQQLLDRLEENGYTREDYAETPGQYAARGSVVDIFCLNRPQPLRLYFSGNRIELISSFDLDTQNTRSREEEALILPVQFNDCTSSLADYVSSGIYIFDDPEKEADFSAFSASAVFTRLPHHQAVDCGLKANISFQANFALLEREVNTLQKQGIRITLCCLNRGELDRMTELSADYPSLHALGFKISSLTQGFYSPQDKVAFITTNEILNRHYQAARVIKQFDIQGAKRVRFKELEAGDYVVHQEHGIGRYLGLELMDPGDNPTDCLIIEYRRGSKLYVPMYDFKKVQKYIGAGGKRPTLSVLGGIAWKDVKKRVKEEAQKTAKEILKMEALRQATPAPQVPGDERIEQEFADSFPYTLTPGQQQAIEETLHDLDLQKPMDRVLVGDVGFGKTEVAMRAALKVVLSGKQVMMLVPTTILAAQHYKTFSKRLAGFPVHVQMLCRFQTPKEQQEVIGQLKNGVCDIIIGTHRLMSKDIAFKDLGLVIIDEEHRFGVKQKEKIRAKSSGVHSLMLSATPIPRTLNQSLSALRDISLIDTPPRGRTPIKTVVTPWNNDLAAAAITQELARKGQIYYVYNSVQSMESRYLFLKNLVPQARICMAHGQMDEKELEQTLWDFNQGKYDILLASTIIESGIDITNANTLIVENAQNFGLAQLYQLRGRIGRGETKAYCYLFHPDWLFNKPEQPEDNFADLSAVYWKPKEEKDPTEEAKKRLSALMEFGELGSGFRLALRDMEIRGAGQLLGVKQHGYVNEVGISLYCDLVAAEVKKLRGERVEKNLRATVNLPVPAFIPPDYLPDDADRLKYYKELMDADESKTQTILTRLTDLCGPVPQEVLNLTQLFRLSARAGKLEIYHLDFIDDKLELLFTRRFQMPPNLPGELFNRFGPRNLEFIKSKNGDGLRILVPQEATPLSFATETLVFFERIILTEK; this is encoded by the coding sequence ATGCCTAACGCGAAGCCTTTGTGCCCTACTTACTACTACGGTCTGCCCAACAGTGCCGCGAGGGCGTTTTTTGTCTGCAAACAATTTCTCACCCAATCTAAACCCGTTTTATTTATCACGCACGACGACACGGACGATTTTGAACATGCCGCGCGGGAATTTACGCCCGCTTCCGCTTCTGTGTTTACTTTACCGGAAACGGATACCGGGCGAACCGCCGCTTTGTGGCAGATTTTACATGAAAAAAATTCCTCCTTCTTATTGTGTGCCCGTTATGATTGGTTGTTTGCGGGCCTTCCCGCCAAGGAAGAAATTTTATCCCGCACTTTTATTATTAAGCCGGGCGACACCCTCCCCCGCCAACAATTATTAGACCGCTTGGAAGAAAACGGCTATACCCGCGAAGACTACGCGGAAACCCCCGGCCAGTACGCCGCCCGCGGAAGCGTGGTGGACATTTTTTGTTTGAACCGTCCGCAGCCTTTACGCCTGTATTTTTCCGGAAACCGAATTGAACTTATCAGTTCCTTTGATTTAGATACCCAAAACACTCGTTCCCGCGAGGAAGAAGCCCTTATTTTACCTGTTCAGTTTAATGACTGCACCTCTTCCTTGGCCGATTATGTTTCCTCGGGTATTTATATTTTTGACGATCCGGAAAAAGAAGCAGATTTTTCCGCTTTTTCCGCTTCAGCCGTTTTCACGCGCCTTCCCCATCATCAAGCCGTCGATTGCGGGCTAAAAGCCAATATCTCTTTTCAAGCCAACTTTGCTTTATTGGAAAGAGAAGTAAACACTTTGCAGAAACAAGGTATCCGCATTACTTTGTGTTGCCTAAACCGCGGGGAACTCGACAGAATGACCGAACTATCCGCCGATTATCCCAGTCTGCACGCATTGGGTTTCAAGATTTCTTCTCTTACACAGGGGTTTTATTCTCCGCAAGATAAAGTGGCCTTTATTACTACCAACGAAATCTTAAACCGCCATTACCAGGCCGCACGCGTGATTAAGCAATTTGATATACAAGGAGCCAAGCGGGTGCGGTTTAAGGAATTAGAAGCCGGAGATTATGTAGTTCACCAAGAACACGGCATCGGCCGCTATTTAGGCTTGGAACTCATGGATCCGGGAGACAATCCCACCGACTGCCTGATTATCGAATACCGCCGCGGAAGCAAACTATATGTGCCCATGTACGATTTTAAGAAAGTTCAAAAATACATCGGGGCCGGCGGGAAGCGCCCTACGCTTTCCGTGCTGGGCGGTATTGCGTGGAAAGATGTTAAAAAACGGGTAAAGGAAGAAGCCCAAAAAACCGCTAAAGAAATCCTTAAAATGGAAGCCTTGCGCCAGGCCACCCCGGCTCCGCAAGTGCCGGGAGACGAACGCATCGAACAAGAATTTGCAGACTCCTTCCCCTACACGCTAACCCCCGGGCAACAACAAGCCATCGAAGAAACTTTGCACGATTTAGATTTACAAAAACCCATGGATCGTGTATTGGTGGGAGATGTGGGTTTCGGTAAAACCGAAGTAGCCATGCGCGCGGCCTTAAAAGTGGTTCTATCCGGCAAACAGGTAATGATGCTTGTGCCCACTACCATTTTGGCCGCACAACATTATAAAACCTTTTCCAAACGCTTGGCCGGGTTCCCGGTTCATGTGCAAATGCTTTGCCGTTTCCAAACACCCAAAGAACAACAAGAGGTAATCGGGCAACTCAAAAACGGGGTGTGCGATATCATTATCGGCACGCATCGCCTGATGAGCAAAGATATTGCCTTCAAAGATTTAGGCCTTGTAATTATAGACGAAGAACACCGATTTGGAGTAAAACAGAAGGAAAAAATCCGTGCCAAAAGTTCGGGGGTGCACTCCTTAATGTTAAGTGCCACTCCTATCCCGCGCACCCTTAACCAATCTCTTTCCGCTTTGCGCGATATTTCTTTAATCGATACACCGCCCCGCGGACGCACCCCGATTAAAACGGTAGTTACTCCCTGGAATAACGACTTGGCCGCCGCTGCCATTACCCAAGAACTCGCCCGAAAAGGACAAATCTACTATGTATATAACAGTGTACAGAGTATGGAGTCCCGCTATCTTTTCTTAAAAAATCTTGTTCCGCAAGCGCGCATCTGCATGGCGCACGGCCAAATGGACGAAAAAGAATTGGAACAAACTTTATGGGATTTTAACCAAGGGAAATATGATATTTTACTGGCTTCCACCATCATTGAGTCCGGCATTGATATTACCAACGCCAACACCTTAATCGTGGAAAATGCCCAAAACTTCGGGCTGGCGCAACTTTATCAACTTCGCGGCAGAATCGGGCGTGGAGAAACCAAAGCCTATTGTTACCTTTTTCACCCCGATTGGTTGTTTAATAAACCCGAACAACCCGAAGATAACTTTGCCGATTTGTCTGCCGTTTATTGGAAACCCAAAGAAGAAAAAGACCCTACCGAAGAAGCCAAAAAACGCCTTTCGGCTCTTATGGAATTCGGCGAACTGGGAAGCGGCTTTCGCTTGGCCCTGCGGGATATGGAAATCCGCGGAGCGGGGCAACTGTTGGGCGTCAAACAACACGGATATGTAAACGAAGTAGGCATCAGCCTGTATTGCGATTTGGTAGCAGCAGAAGTAAAAAAATTACGCGGAGAACGAGTAGAGAAAAACTTGCGCGCCACCGTCAATTTGCCCGTGCCTGCTTTTATCCCGCCGGACTATCTGCCCGATGACGCCGACCGCTTAAAATACTACAAAGAACTTATGGACGCAGACGAATCTAAAACCCAAACGATTTTAACGCGTTTGACCGATTTATGCGGGCCCGTTCCTCAAGAAGTTTTGAACTTAACCCAACTCTTCCGCCTTTCCGCCCGTGCGGGAAAATTGGAAATTTACCACCTTGATTTTATAGATGACAAACTGGAACTACTCTTTACGCGCCGTTTCCAAATGCCGCCGAAC
- a CDS encoding PBP1A family penicillin-binding protein: protein MGKKITKLFTSRFFIFSSLAGLFICILAGAVFMRYIFSGLPPVYEMEEYTPSLTTKVFDRNNNLIHEFSIEKRSMVPLEDIPVDLQNAVVAMEDRDFFSHAGFSVRGILRALIHDIITGSAKQGASTLTQQLSRGVFLTQEKKIIRKIREIILAIQIEHQFSKREILQLYLNEIYLGSGAYGVKAAAKKYFDKELSELTTGEAALIVGLIPAPGRYNPFANPETAKNRRNLVLDVMHQQNYISKEELEKAKAEPLPEKQPAPESKPGQYFIEHIRRMLEPKYGMDVLWKAGLNIYTTVDIEKQAIAEKIMNEALQAYDEQVAKGLGIEIDPNDTEADTTPTDEELLPKDPEAEYPRLQGAFMVRDVKSGAVRVMVGGRAFGESKFNRVTQAKRQPGSSFKPYVWMAALQKGYTPATLVKDLPTMFYYDGRNWRTFDENADLYSLDLAKQTFIASKDFNVWVPQNYGGRNEGWITLRKALEKSKNLVAVNLIDAIGVPETVRVARKAGLTAALPRVPALALGVSVLQMDEHLAALSTFANGGIHTDNYYIERVEDANGRILEQHIPLESAEFSPQNSYLLINMMKGVTQRGSGAYVSRLGRHIAGKTGTTQSHRDMWFVGMTPHTAAAAWMGYDDDTSHEQGARFTGSTTARWWTSIMEEILKDEPNEDFAVPEGISLVYINPATGKLAMPSERNKFLEAFISGTEPQSF from the coding sequence ATGGGTAAAAAGATTACAAAATTATTTACTTCCCGTTTTTTTATTTTTTCCTCTTTGGCGGGGCTGTTTATCTGCATTTTGGCCGGGGCAGTGTTTATGCGCTATATTTTCTCCGGCTTGCCGCCCGTGTACGAGATGGAAGAATATACCCCTTCGCTTACCACCAAGGTGTTTGACCGCAATAACAACTTAATTCACGAATTTTCCATCGAAAAACGCAGCATGGTGCCGTTGGAAGATATCCCCGTAGATTTGCAAAATGCGGTGGTGGCTATGGAAGACCGCGATTTCTTCTCCCATGCCGGGTTTTCCGTCCGCGGTATTTTACGCGCACTGATTCACGACATTATCACCGGCAGTGCCAAGCAGGGGGCTTCCACCCTTACCCAGCAACTCTCGCGCGGTGTATTTTTAACGCAAGAGAAAAAGATTATTCGCAAAATACGCGAAATTATTTTGGCTATCCAAATCGAACACCAATTCAGTAAACGCGAAATCTTACAGTTATACTTAAACGAAATTTACCTAGGCAGCGGAGCCTATGGGGTAAAAGCTGCCGCCAAAAAATATTTTGACAAAGAACTTTCCGAACTTACTACCGGGGAAGCGGCACTTATCGTGGGGCTTATTCCCGCACCGGGACGCTACAATCCTTTTGCTAACCCCGAAACCGCCAAAAACCGCCGCAACTTAGTGCTGGACGTCATGCACCAGCAAAACTATATTTCCAAAGAAGAGTTGGAAAAAGCCAAAGCCGAACCCCTGCCCGAAAAACAACCCGCTCCGGAAAGCAAACCCGGTCAGTATTTTATCGAACATATCCGCCGCATGTTAGAACCTAAATACGGCATGGATGTATTATGGAAGGCGGGGTTAAACATTTATACTACCGTTGATATTGAAAAACAGGCCATAGCCGAAAAAATTATGAACGAAGCCCTGCAAGCCTACGATGAACAAGTGGCCAAAGGGCTCGGCATCGAAATAGACCCCAACGACACCGAAGCCGACACCACCCCCACGGACGAAGAACTCCTTCCCAAAGACCCGGAGGCGGAATATCCGCGCTTGCAAGGGGCTTTTATGGTGCGCGATGTAAAAAGCGGCGCGGTGCGCGTTATGGTCGGCGGCCGGGCTTTCGGCGAAAGTAAATTTAACCGCGTAACCCAAGCCAAACGCCAGCCGGGTTCTTCCTTTAAGCCCTATGTGTGGATGGCCGCTTTGCAAAAAGGCTATACCCCCGCTACATTGGTAAAAGATTTGCCTACCATGTTTTATTACGACGGACGAAACTGGCGCACTTTTGACGAAAATGCCGATTTGTACTCTTTGGACTTAGCCAAACAAACTTTCATTGCCAGTAAAGATTTTAATGTATGGGTTCCGCAAAACTACGGTGGAAGAAACGAAGGCTGGATTACACTGCGAAAAGCTTTAGAAAAATCTAAAAACTTAGTAGCCGTTAATTTGATTGATGCCATCGGCGTACCGGAGACAGTGCGTGTGGCCCGCAAAGCGGGGCTGACTGCCGCCTTGCCGCGCGTACCGGCCCTGGCATTAGGGGTCAGTGTTTTGCAAATGGACGAACACTTGGCTGCCCTTAGCACTTTTGCCAACGGCGGTATTCATACGGACAACTATTATATAGAACGGGTAGAAGATGCCAACGGCCGTATTTTGGAACAACATATTCCGTTGGAATCGGCTGAATTTTCCCCTCAAAACTCTTACCTTCTTATTAACATGATGAAAGGGGTTACCCAACGCGGAAGCGGGGCGTATGTTTCTCGCTTGGGCCGCCACATAGCCGGCAAAACAGGTACCACCCAAAGCCACCGCGATATGTGGTTTGTCGGCATGACACCTCATACGGCTGCCGCCGCTTGGATGGGTTACGACGATGACACCTCCCACGAACAGGGCGCCCGTTTTACCGGTAGCACCACCGCCCGCTGGTGGACGAGCATTATGGAAGAAATCTTAAAAGACGAACCCAACGAAGATTTCGCCGTGCCGGAAGGAATTTCCTTGGTCTATATCAACCCCGCCACCGGGAAACTGGCCATGCCTTCCGAACGCAACAAATTTTTAGAAGCATTTATTTCCGGAACGGAACCGCAGAGTTTCTAA
- a CDS encoding sensor histidine kinase: MAQEKNEEQIKRKRSCEFSCSQCANRLDGTCPHEVVKLSFRPEDLENIKKNGMAGNDIVIFINADTQQALVLSNTFSNITLEDLMKDSAIHQQAWLETLKHGVHHYEWSFEKDNRVYLFQTTVVAMSDEKGVVTGGLSLSRDISHWGVGRSKVLRDGSTPRTLSQILISAREMEKKDIAKALHDEVGSMAVILTALLSVVKTRVKKGEQKQALADISRLDGQIKESIERIKNIVVSLRPPSLENDGALGGAIRELLDNISELTHIPYQFDYKPVSGQSGVSDQVKILLYRIVQESLNNIVKHAQAKNIYVLLEKTDVIRLVVQDDGVGFKVRKQNSIRHIGLLAMKDGVKLLGGKISIKSSPGKGTRIEVICPCVVYVGEK; encoded by the coding sequence ATGGCTCAAGAAAAAAACGAAGAGCAGATAAAGCGTAAACGGTCTTGCGAGTTTTCGTGTTCTCAATGTGCCAACCGTTTGGACGGAACCTGCCCGCACGAGGTAGTGAAGTTGTCGTTTCGCCCGGAAGATTTGGAAAATATCAAAAAGAACGGTATGGCCGGTAACGACATAGTTATTTTTATCAATGCCGATACCCAGCAGGCGCTTGTTTTAAGTAATACATTTTCCAATATTACCTTGGAAGATTTAATGAAAGACAGCGCCATACATCAACAGGCTTGGTTGGAAACCCTGAAACACGGGGTTCATCACTACGAGTGGAGTTTTGAAAAAGATAATAGAGTGTATCTTTTCCAAACTACGGTAGTGGCTATGTCGGACGAGAAAGGGGTCGTTACGGGCGGACTTTCTCTATCGCGCGACATCAGTCACTGGGGAGTTGGGCGTAGCAAAGTGCTGCGGGACGGTTCTACCCCGCGTACGCTTTCCCAGATACTTATTTCCGCGCGCGAAATGGAAAAGAAAGATATTGCCAAAGCACTTCACGATGAAGTGGGTTCCATGGCCGTTATTTTGACGGCTCTTTTAAGTGTGGTGAAAACCCGTGTAAAAAAGGGCGAACAAAAACAAGCCTTGGCGGATATATCGCGTTTAGATGGGCAGATTAAAGAAAGTATCGAACGCATCAAAAACATTGTGGTTTCTCTGCGTCCGCCGAGTTTGGAAAACGACGGGGCCCTTGGGGGCGCAATCCGCGAACTCTTGGATAATATCAGCGAACTGACCCATATTCCTTACCAGTTTGATTATAAACCCGTTTCGGGCCAGTCGGGAGTATCGGATCAGGTAAAAATTTTGCTTTACCGCATTGTGCAGGAATCGCTTAATAACATTGTTAAACATGCACAGGCCAAAAATATTTATGTTTTGTTGGAAAAAACAGATGTAATTCGCCTGGTCGTGCAGGACGACGGCGTAGGTTTTAAGGTAAGAAAACAAAACTCTATTCGCCATATCGGGCTGTTAGCCATGAAAGACGGCGTAAAGTTGTTAGGCGGAAAAATTTCCATTAAAAGTTCACCGGGTAAAGGAACGCGCATAGAAGTAATTTGCCCGTGTGTGGTTTATGTGGGGGAAAAATGA
- a CDS encoding response regulator transcription factor → MKKKIVLADDHAIVRNGVRAVLENLGKDMEVIAEISNGKDLVEFAQNNKADVYVVDISMPILNGIEAVDRIVKQDPEAKVVMLSMYDDRVSVEKSLKAGAKGFIVKVSTADEIVDAIEEVSAGRFYLCSKVSKYVVQGFLGKTTPRNKRDSSGLTPKEKEVLQLIAEGYSSKDIAKSFNLSLNTIHVHRNNIMKKLGIHKQAELVRFAIKEGIAQL, encoded by the coding sequence ATGAAGAAAAAAATTGTACTGGCGGACGACCATGCTATCGTTCGAAACGGCGTGCGTGCCGTGCTTGAAAATTTGGGCAAAGATATGGAAGTAATTGCCGAGATTTCCAACGGGAAAGATTTGGTGGAATTTGCCCAAAATAACAAAGCAGATGTATATGTGGTGGATATTTCCATGCCGATACTAAACGGTATCGAAGCCGTGGACCGTATCGTCAAACAAGATCCCGAAGCCAAGGTGGTTATGCTGAGCATGTATGATGACCGGGTTTCGGTAGAAAAATCGCTCAAGGCCGGGGCCAAAGGTTTTATCGTAAAAGTTTCCACTGCCGATGAAATCGTAGATGCCATCGAAGAAGTATCGGCCGGGCGTTTTTACCTGTGCAGTAAGGTTTCCAAATATGTAGTGCAAGGTTTTTTAGGTAAAACAACTCCCCGTAACAAACGGGATTCTTCGGGCTTAACTCCCAAAGAAAAAGAGGTACTGCAACTCATTGCCGAAGGGTATAGCAGCAAAGATATTGCCAAGTCGTTCAACCTTTCGCTCAATACAATTCATGTGCACCGTAACAACATTATGAAAAAACTGGGTATTCACAAACAGGCGGAACTGGTGCGTTTTGCCATTAAAGAAGGAATTGCCCAACTTTAG